Proteins from a genomic interval of Xiphias gladius isolate SHS-SW01 ecotype Sanya breed wild chromosome 23, ASM1685928v1, whole genome shotgun sequence:
- the gpr137 gene encoding integral membrane protein GPR137 has translation MEAPVTAAPPPNSSTLPPPVPLRPAVAPSVQLGFTILYTTLYAGLFLVVYIQLWLLYVYKHKRWSYQSVFLFLCLLWAALRTTLFSFYFLNALEANHLPVAVYWLLYCFPVCLQFFTLNLINLYFTQVLLKVRETYSSAGGRRLWLARYVYGALNAAFLCVNVVCAALGDRGRGGSGERTWNLVLVRVIVNDSLFILDAVLLATLLLLLTRHSHSTSPYLISKGTTMCRTAALAAAVILLFASRACYNLTVLFLSQNHQVESFNFDWYNVSDQADLRNEMGDSGYLVFGAILFIWELLPSSLLILIFRVRQPTQETSSMAINNRVLPRPYFFDDPQGSDEDALLPWTCSSDPQSGWYGAETAPLLFASNPPDQNHQHHSFYSTPQN, from the exons ATGGAAGCTCCAGTCACAGCTGCCCCTCCTCCCAACTCCTCCACTCTGCCTCCCCCGGTTCCCCTTCGTCCGGCCGTTGCTCCGTCGGTCCAGCTTGGCTTCACCATCCTCTACACCACTCTGTACGCCGGACTCTTCCTGGTGGTGTACATCCAGCTCTGGCTTCTCTACGTCTACAAACACAAACGATGGAGCTACCAgagtgtttttctgttcctctgcCTGCTCTGGGCCGCCCTCCGCACCACCTTGTTCTCCTTTTACTTCCTTAATGCTCTGGAGGCCAACCACCTACCTGTTGCAGTCTACTGGCTGCTGTACTGCTTCCCTGTTTGTCTGCAGTTCTTCACGCTCAACCTTATTAACCTGTATTTTACTCAG GTGTTGCTCAAAGTGAGAGAGACTTACAGCTCAGCAGGGGGCAGAAGACT GTGGCTGGCACGGTACGTGTATGGCGCATTGAACGCTGCCTTCCTCTGTGTCAACGTGGTTTGCGCTGCTCTCGGGGACCGAGGCCGTGGTGGGTCAGGGGAGCGGACGTGGAACCTGGTCCTGGTTCGAGTCATAGTCAATGACTCGCTCTTCATCCTGGATGCGGTGTTACTGGCTACTCTGCTTTTGCTCCTGACCAGACACTCGCACTCCACCAGCCCCTACCTGATCAGCAAG GGGACCACCATGTGCCGCACAGCAGCACTGGCGGCAGCAGTGATCTTGCTGTTTGCCAGTCGAGCCTGCTACAACCTGACAGTCCTCTTTCTGTCCCAGAACCACCAGGTGGAGTCGTTCAACTTTGACTGGTACAACGTCTCCGACCAG gcTGACTTACGTAATGAAATGGGCGACAGCGGCTACCTGGTCTTCGGTGCCATCCTCTTCATATGGGAACTGCTCCCAAGCAGTCTGCTCATCCTCATCTTCAGGGTTCGCCAGCCCACTCAGGAG ACCAGCAGCATGGCCATTAACAACAGGGTCCTACCTCGTCCATATTTCTTTGATGACCCTCAAGGCAGTGACGAGGATGCGCTTCTTCCGTGGACATGCAGTTCAGATCCACAGTCAGG CTGGTATGGAGCAGAGACCGCTCCTCTCCTGTTTGCCAGCAACCCTCCAGACCAGAACCACCAGCACCACTCGTTCTACTCCACCCCCCAGAACTGA